A window of Onychostoma macrolepis isolate SWU-2019 chromosome 01, ASM1243209v1, whole genome shotgun sequence contains these coding sequences:
- the wu:fc75a09 gene encoding uncharacterized protein wu:fc75a09 isoform X2, producing the protein MSFSSSSTSLLLLRRDKQQEEISATTTIFDNKEMKPMLQKITTISQLEDSGFGQPWPRHGLKLLYWFAKDCIWINDNDDDEMFLACDPVKELYGFHLFENRYTIRKEKLLPDVEFPYYLLGNLNSPGADMLPNYIKKHNTYQQDHSNADRIIVTVHGEWRFGKIYVTMHKDQSSFDPYATFHISRTLLKNIKLFQNLEDFLQTVGYQEPVFQMVMLSITDTAYHNDKEATYDVSADTDTPSRNCVCSCTIL; encoded by the exons ATGAGCTTCTCTTCTTCCTCTACTTCACTCCTGCTGCTGCGGCGAGATAAACAACAAGAAGAGATTTCTGCGACTACAACTATATTTGATAACAAAgag ATGAAGCCCATGCTGCAAAAAATCACAACTATATCCCAGCTAGAAGACAGTGGATTCGGTCAGCCTTGGCCCAGACATGGACTCAAGCTCTTGTACTGGTTTGCTAAAGACTGTATTTGGATTAATGACAACGACGACGACGAGATGTTCCTAGCATGTGACCCGGTGAAGGAACTCTACGGCTTTCACCTCTTTGAGAACAGATACACTATACGTAAAGAGAAACTTCTTCCAGATGTGGAGTTTCCCTATTACTTGCTGGGCAATCTGAATTCACCAGGAGCTGATATGCTGCCGAACTACATCAAGAAACACAACACCTACCAGCAAGACCACAGCAACGCGGACCGCATTATTGTCACCGTTCACGGTGAATGGAGGTTTGGGAAAATTTACGTGACCATGCACAAAGATCAGTCAAGTTTTGATCCATACGCCACATTTCATATCTCCAGGACCCTCCTGAAGAACATCAAATTATTCCAGAATCTAGAAGACTTTCTGCAGACCGTTGGGTATCAGGAGCCAGTTTTCCAGATGGTTATGTTGAGTATTACTGATACAGCGTATCATAATGATAAGGAAGCAACTTACGATGTTTCCGCAGATACTGATACACCATCTCGAAACTGTGTCTGTAGCTGTACCATACTCTGA
- the smarca5 gene encoding SWI/SNF-related matrix-associated actin-dependent regulator of chromatin subfamily A member 5, with protein MSQTESSMEQQQQREEPSQLVLAGPIEDDASENGQDEASDTAMDSEAQSSSPPLAKEKDQPGGYEEKVKTDRTNRFEYLLKQTELFAHFIQPAAQKTPTSPLKMKPGRPRIKKDEKQNLLSAGDNRHRRTEQEEDEELLNESSKATSVCTRFDDSPSYVKTGKLRDYQVRGLNWLISLYENGINGILADEMGLGKTLQTISLLGYMKHYRNIPGPHMVLVPKSTLYNWMNEFKRWVPSLRAVCLIGDRDERTAFVRDTLLPGEWDVCVTSYEMVIIERAVFKKFNWRYLVIDEAHRIKNEKSKLSEIVREFKTTNRLLLTGTPLQNNLHELWALLNFLLPDVFNSSEDFDSWFDTNNCLGDTKLVERLHTVLRPFLLRRIKADVEKSLLPKKEIKMYIGLSKMQREWYTKILMKDIDILNSAGKMDKMRLLNVLMQLRKCCNHPYLFDGAEPGPPYTTDLHLVVNSGKMVVLDKLLPKLKEQGSRVLIFSQMTRVLDILEDYCMWRNYGYCRLDGQTPHEERQISINAFNEPNSSKFLFMLSTRAGGLGINLATADVVIIYDSDWNPQVDLQAMDRAHRIGQKKQVRVFRFITENTVEERIVERAEMKLRLDSIVIQQGRLVDPNTSKLGKDEMLSIIRHGATHVFASKESEITDEDIDAILERGEKKTMEMKEKLANLGEGSLRNFTMDTENSVYNFEGEDYREKKKVITNWIEPPKRERKANYAVDAYFREALRVSEPKAPKAPRPPKQPNVQDFQFFPPRLFELLEKEILYYRKTIGYKVPRNPDLPNSAQMQKEEQAKIDEAEPLNEEELEEKENLLSQGFTIWTKRDFNQFIKANEKWGRDDIENIAREVEGKTPEEVMEYSAVFWERCNELQDIEKIMAQIERGEARIQRRISIKKALDSKIGRYKAPFHQLRISYGTNKGKNYTEEEDRFLICMLHKLGFDKESVYDELRQCIRNSPQFRFDWFLKSRTAMELQRRCNTLITLIERENMELEEREKAEKKKRGPRTSSAQKRKQEGNPDGRGRKKKLKL; from the exons ATGTCCCAAACAGAAAGCAGCAtggagcagcagcagcagcgggAAGAGCCGAGCCAACTCGTCTTGGCCGGTCCGATAGAG GATGATGCTTCAGAAAACGGTCAAGATGAAGCTTCGGATACAGCAATGGATAGTGAAGCGCAGTCGTCATCACCTCCCTTGGCAAAGGAAAAGGACCAGCCGGGTGGATATGAAGAAAAAGTG AAAACAGACCGGACCAACAGATTCGAGTACCTCCTGAAGCAAACTGAATTGTTTGCTCATTTCATCCAGCCAGCTGCCCAGAAGACCCCGACTTCACCTCTAAAGATGAAGCCTGGCCGCCCTCGCATTAAAAAAGATGAGAAGCAGAACCTGCTGTCTGCTGGAGA TAACCGCCACCGTCGGACTGAGcaggaggaggatgaggagcTGCTGAATGAAAGCAGCAAGGCCACCAGCGTTTGCACACGTTTTGATGATTCGCCTTCCT ATGTGAAAACTGGCAAACTGAGAGACTACCAAGTCCGTGGACTGAACTGGCTCATTTCCCTCTATGAGAATGGAATCAACGGGATCCTTGCTGATGAAATG GGTCTTGGTAAGACTCTACAGACCATCTCTCTGCTGGGCTACATGAAGCATTATAGAAACATTCCTGGACCTCACATGGTTCTGGTGCCCAAATCCACCCTGTATAACTGGATGAATGAGTTCAAGCGTTGGGTTCCCTCTCTACGAGCCGTCTGCCTCATCGGTGACAGGGATGAAAGA ACGGCTTTTGTCCGTGACACGCTGCTGCCAGGCGAGTGGGATGTGTGCGTGACTTCCTATGAGATGGTTATTATCGAGAGGGCCGTCTTCAAAAAGTTCAACTGGAGATACCTGGTCATTGATGAGGCTCACCGTATCAAGAATGAGAAATCAAAG CTTTCAGAGATTGTGAGAGAGTTCAAGACCACAAATCGATTGCTGCTGACTGGAACCCCACTACAGAACAACCTTCACGAGCTTTGGGCGCTGCTTAACTTCCTGCTGCCTGACGTCTTCAACTCCTCAGAG GATTTTGATTCCTGGTTTGACACCAATAACTGTCTGGGAGACACAAAACTGGTGGAACGTCTTCATACT GTACTCCGTCCATTCCTGCTGAGACGTATCAAAGCCGATGTGGAGAAGTCTCTCCTCCCCAAAAAGGAAATCAAGATGTATATTGGGCTCAGCAAGATGCAGAGAGAAtg GTACACCAAGATTTTGATGAAGGACATTGACATTCTGAACTCTGCTGGTAAGATGGATAAAATGCGTCTGTTGAACGTGCTGATGCAGCTCAGGAAGTGCTGCAACCATCCCTACTTGTTTGATGGAGCAGAGCCTGGCCCGCCCTACACCACTGACCTCCACCTGGTGGTCAACAGCGGAAAGATGGTGGTACTGGACAAGCTGCTGCCGAAGCTCAAAGAGCAAG GTTCCCGTGTGCTGATCTTCAGTCAGATGACCAGGGTGCTGGACATTCTGGAGGATTATTGTATGTGGCGTAACTACGGTTATTGCCGTCTGGATGGACAGACTCCTCATGAGGAGCGACAG ATCTCCATCAACGCCTTCAACGAGCCCAACAGCTCGAAGTTTCTGTTCATGTTGAGCACCAGAGCAGGAGGTCTCGGTATCAATCTGGCCACGGCTGACGTCGTCATCATCTACGACTCTGACTGGAATCCTCAAGTGGATCTGCAGGCTATG GATCGTGCCCACAGGATTGGTCAAAAGAAACAGGTGCGCGTGTTCCGTTTTATCACGGAAAATACAGTGGAGGAAAGAATTGTGGAACGTGCAGAAATGAAGCTCCGCTTAGACTCTATTGTCATTCAACAAG GCAGGCTGGTTGATCCAAACACGAGCAAACTTGGCAAAGACGAGATGCTGTCCATCATTCGACATGGTGCCACTCATGTGTTCGCCTCTAAGGAGAGTGAGATTACCGATGAAGACATTGATGCCATCTtggagagaggagagaagaag ACAATGGAGATGAAGGAGAAGTTGGCCAATCTTGGAGAAGGCTCGCTGAGAAACTTTACCATGGACACAGAGAACAGCGTTTACAATTTTGAGGGTGAAGAttacagagaaaagaaaaag GTCATCACTAACTGGATTGAGCCACCCAAGAGAGAGCGCAAGGCCAACTACGCTGTGGATGCTTACTTCAGAGAGGCCCTGCGTGTCAGCGAGCCCAAAGCACCAAAG GCTCCCCGTCCTCCCAAACAGCCCAATGTTCAAGACTTCCAGTTCTTTCCCCCTCGGCTTTTTGAGCTGCTGGAGAAAGAGATCCTGTATTACAGGAAGACTATTGGCTACAAG GTGCCAAGAAACCCTGATCTGCCCAACTCAGCCCAAATGCAGAAAGAGGAGCAGGCTAAGATCGATGAAGCTGAACCACTTAATGAGGAAGAGCTGGAGGAGAAGGAGAACCTCCTCTCACAG GGTTTTACCATCTGGACCAAGCGTGACTTCAATCAGTTCATCAAGGCCAATGAGAAGTGGGGAAGAGATGACATCGAAAACATCGCCCGTGAGGTGGAGGGCAAAACCCCGGAGGAGGTCATGGAATATTCTG ctGTGTTCTGGGAGCGATGCAATGAGCTGCAGGACATCGAGAAGATCATGGCTCAGATTGAGAGAGGAGAGGCCCGAATCCAGAGGAGGATCAGCATCAAGAAAGCACTGGACTCTAAA ATTGGCCGTTATAAGGCGCCCTTCCATCAGCTCAGGATCTCGTATGGCACCAACAAAGGCAAGAATTACACAGAGGAGGAGGATCGATTTCTCATCTGCATGCTGCACAAACTAGGCTTTGACAAGGAGAGCGTTTATGATGAGCTGCGCCAGTGCATACGCAACTCGCCCCAGTTCCGCTTTGACTGGTTCCTCAAGTCCCGCACTGCCATG GAGCTCCAGAGGAGATGTAACACACTGATCACGCTCATCGAGCGTGAGAACATGGAGCTGGAAGAGCGAGAGAAAgcggagaagaagaagaggggCCCTCGCACATCTTCG GCCCAGAAACGCAAGCAGGAAGGGAACCCAGATGGACGCGGCCGCAAGAAGAAGCTCAAATTGTGA
- the wu:fc75a09 gene encoding uncharacterized protein wu:fc75a09 isoform X1: MQLHAAWKTYPITPETVCHNKDKCEIPRQMPKIIQMMGNLKANRTITFGIKDHNCSHIGLPFKGPAFHVQSFPVDLCICSSDGKHHVGMSDCRNTITLNHTDGTHNCTIKFFNQTTRNFVCPFSHIDSAPGMIWTCGGYYHLDQGDWRGCCYPALLSTGTTVLTKKDIEENDAKLEQSRRRRDISDMPNRYNGYKTVSPWTKPWENVGWSLAGIFTGIGTTAALNKMNGLAWQVLSLENDRGIKENERSRYTEQSSLGVLTSQQGGVCKMLGVSCCFHIPDNSRGTYEEIHPGARESGLFLVQLV, encoded by the coding sequence ATGCAATTACATGCAGCATGGAAAACATATCCGATAACTCCAGAAACAGTATGTCACAATAAAGATAAATGTGAAATACCAAGgcaaatgccaaaaataatacaaatgatggGTAATTTGAAAGCAAACAGAACAATAACATTCGGTATTAAAGATCATAATTGCTCCCATATAGGATTACCGTTTAAAGGTCCAGCTTTTCATGTACAATCCTTTCCGGTAGATTTATGTATCTGTTCAAGTGACGGAAAGCATCATGTAGGAATGTCTGATTGTAGGAACACCATAACACTGAATCATACAGATGGTACTCACAACTGTACTATTAAATTCTTTAATCAAACTACGAGGAATTTTGTGTGCCCATTTTCTCATATTGACAGCGCTCCAGGAATGATTTGGACCTGTGGAGGATACTATCATTTAGATCAGGGAGACTGGCGTGGATGTTGCTACCCAGCTCTGCTCTCAACAGGAACTACAGTATTGACAAAGAAAGACATAGAAGAGAATGATGCAAAACTAGAACAAAGTCGCAGAAGACGAGATATATCTGACATGCCTAATCGTTATAATGGATATAAGACTGTAAGTCCATGGACAAAACCATGGGAGAATGTAGGGTGGTCTCTAGCAGGTATTTTTACCGGAATAGGGACTACGGCcgctttgaataaaatgaatggGTTAGCATGGCAAGTTTTATCATTGGAGAATGATAGAGGAATTAAAGAAAATGAGAGAAGCCGTTATACAGAACAGAGTAGTTTAGGCGTTCTCACATCGCAACAAGGAGGAGTTTGTAAAATGTTAGGAGTATCTTGTTGTTTTCACATTCCAGATAACTCTCGTGGAACATATGAAGAAATCCATCCCGGAGCCAGAGAAAGTGGACTCTTCTTGGTTCAGCTGGTTTAG
- the patl1 gene encoding LOW QUALITY PROTEIN: protein PAT1 homolog 1 (The sequence of the model RefSeq protein was modified relative to this genomic sequence to represent the inferred CDS: inserted 1 base in 1 codon), which produces MFHFQSFDDDCTLEEEGLVQEEDEIDQFNDDTFGAGAIDDDWQEEHARLAELDERVRDGVHGAGDASSVDLPLAGSNAHSSALPQPSSSSRLYPDIDERGGGDLAESLTRLILGSDPAIAGVGTARSDRSHLPPMLSGQAPQPXALAEQSHLLLSYQQQQQRMHRGPAPLPQINSHSIWENSMGFSPGLITQKEDKTLMSIIKEVGLPNRPPALSREEGRDLSERVPPPRSCSPVIGSPPVRAIPIGTPPKQPMSQVHNQQNNHPSAIHVRASVPLRYPPPFPERLSPNHILSIANSPLSHPPFPAGVGPVLSQLQRAQLLNSQFPRGPAPPLLQGGVGGFRPFFGQSGPRMGPHGPPLGHVPIRHNTTHLHPQHRRMLNQRMQNRGLGDHVGGRGVGDRKNRDPYGNLMTQREKEWVARIQMMQLQSTDPYLDDYYYQNYYEKMEKRQERDRDNRKEHTTKLITPQVAKLEHTYRPVQFAGSLGKLTVSSVNNPRKMIDAVVTTRSDDEEKREKQVWNKRRQILYTVEKMYSLLLEVQDFEKKFLQTPEHQRDALLEQHKTHTLQLYNSLREKEWDDRVSDEQCLMIMSVRKGKRLISRLLPFLPQPQAAAVVMGIARNLPALAKKDKQDQVLCWLVEPVTAVIQSMSSTSLTDLLQELQGSEGQLPLVLQNKFGVTLLYLILSEGERMQSSDPNCQLMDDNRWTELVFSVTRELLKVPSSALSSPLFTPPNLVSLFSRYVDRQRLELLQEKLQITALSR; this is translated from the exons ATGTTCCATTTTCAG TCTTTTGACGATGACTGCACCCTGGAGGAGGAAGGGTTGGTACAGGAAGAAGATGAAATTGATCAGTTCAATGATGACACTTTCGGTGCAGGGGCAATAG ATGATGATTGGCAGGAGGAGCACGCCCGCCTCGCAGAGCTTGATGAGCGGGTACGAGACGGAGTGCATGGAGCGGGCGACGCCTCCTCCGTTGACCTCCCTCTCGCTGGCAGCAATGCCCACTCTTCGGCCCTCCCTCAACCCTCCTCTTCCTCCCGGCTTTACCCTGACATAGATGAACGGGGTGGCGGTGACCTGGCGGAGTCGCTGACTCGGCTCATCTTGGGCTCGGATCCTGCTATTGCTGGAGTGGGCACCGCCAGGTCGGACAGATCTCACCTTCCTCCGATGCTGTCCGGTCAGGCTCCTCAGC CGGCATTAGCTGAACAGTCTCATCTGCTGCTGAGCTaccaacaacagcagcagcgcATGCACAGAGGGCCGGCTCCTCTTCCACAG ATAAACTCTCACAGTATTTGGGAGAACAGTATGGGCTTCAGTCCTGGACTAATCACTCAAAAAGAG GACAAAACGCTTATGTCCATTATCAAAGAGGTGGGGCTTCCAAATCGGCCTCCTGCACTCAGCAGAGAAGAAGGGCGGGATTTGTCCGAAAGGGTTCCGCCTCCTCGCTCCTGCTCACCTGTGATTGGAAGTCCGCCTGTAAGGGCTATACCTATTGGAACACCTCCAAAACAGCCCATGAGTCAAGTCCACAATCAGCAG aaTAATCACCCTTCAGCCATTCACGTGAGAGCCTCTGTGCCACTGCGCTACCCACCACCCTTCCCTGAGCGTCTGTCCCCCAACCACATCCTCAGCATAGCT AACTCACCGTTGTCTCATCCTCCATTCCCTGCTGGTGTTGGCCCTGTTCTGTCTCAGTTACAGAGAGCCCAACTGCTCAACTCTCAG TTCCCACGTGGTCCAGCTCCCCCATTATTACAGGGAGGTGTCGGGGGATTCAGGCCGTTCTTTGGGCAGTCTGGTCCTAGAATGGGTCCCCACGGGCCACCTCTTGGCCACGTGCCCATCCGACACAACACCACCCACCTCCACCCACAGCACCGCAGGATGCTCAACCAGAGGATGCAGAACAGAGGCTTGGG TGATCATGTCGGAGGGAGAGGTGTTGGAGACAGGAAAAACCGAGATCCTTACGGCAATCTGATGACACAAAGAGAGAAGGAATGGGTAGCAAGAATCCAAATGATGCAGCTTCAAAGCACCGATCCGTATCTGGATGACTACTATTACCAG AATTACTATGAAAAAATGGAGAAGCGTCAAGAGCGGGACAGAGACAACAGGAAGGAGCACACCACCAAACTCATCACTCCTCAGGTGGCTAAACTGGAGCACACCTATCGGCCag TGCAGTTTGCCGGCTCATTAGGAAAACTCACTGTCTCCAGTGTGAACAATCCAAGGAAAATGATTGATGCCGTGGTGACCACTCGCAGTGATGACGAG gaaaaaagagaaaagcaagTGTGGAACAAAAGACGGCAAATCCTTTACACTGTGGAGAAG ATGTACAGTCTTCTATTAGAAGTGCAAGACTTTGAGAAGAAGTTCTTGCAGACCCCTGAGCACCAAAGAGATGCCCTGCTAGAACAGCATAAAACCCACACGCTGCAGCTCTACAACTCCCTCCGAGAAAAAGAGTGGGACGACCG AGTGAGCGATGAGCAGTGCTTGATGATCATGTCTGTGCGTAAGGGGAAACGCCTCATCTCCAGACTCCTCCCCTTCCTGCCACAGCCCCAGGCTGCTGCTGTTGTCATGGGAATAGCCAGGAACCTTCCAGCTCTGGCCAAGAAAGACAAACAAGACCAG GTACTGTGTTGGTTGGTAGAGCCAGTGACAGCAGTAATCCAGTCCATGTCGAGTACCTCCCTCACTGATCTCCTTCAGGAGCTGCAGGGCAGTGAAGGACAGCTGCCCCTTGTGCTGCAAAATAAG TTTGGCGTGACGTTGCTCTATCTGATTCTGAGTGAAGGAGAGAGGATGCAGAGCTCCGATCCCAACTGTCAGCTCATGGACGATAACCGCTG GACTGAGTTGGTGTTCTCTGTGACGCGGGAGCTTTTGAAGGTCCCGTCCTCTGCGCTTTCATCGCCGCTGTTTACTCCTCCAAACCTAGTGTCACTGTTCTCTCGATATGTGGACCGGCAAAGACTCGAGCTCTTGCAGGAGAAGCTACA gATCACAGCCCTGTCCAGGTAG